CGAATTTATTCAGTCTGTGGATAATTTTGACCGCGTCCTCATCTATCATGTTTTTACGAATCAGATGAGCATCCCGGTAGTAACGTTTGCCGTCCGGGTGAGAGAGAATATCCTCAACTGATCCTATTTTTTTCTTGAACAGATTGGACAGGAATTTCATATAAAGAATGAGTCTATAATCCCGTCGATCCCCTTACCTGCAAGTAAAAATCTATGATAAGCCCGGCAAAGTACCATCTCAAACTAACCCATTTCGAACGTTTGCAGGTCAAAATTCTCAAACTCAAAAATCGCCTTCAGAAATTCAAAGAATCCGGTTCGAAAAAGATCTCTTTTTTACTGGTTCCGCACAGTCACGAAAACGTAATTCGAATCGAACTCAACGTATTCACGGTTTGGTTTCTTGGAATTCTTTCCGGACTCATTTTAGTCCTAGCATTCGTTTTTCTTTCCTACCTAAACTTTTTCTACCGTCCCGACCACGACCTGTTTCAGAAAAGCGATGAGAACGTAAGTCAATATCTATACTACGATATGCTTCTTCAGGATGCAAAAAAGGAAATCCGCGGTTTAGAAAGAAAAACCGAACAACTGAACCTGGTGGCTTGGGACGAGGTTCCTTGGAAACGGATTCTGACTTATGAAACGATTCCAGAATTTCATCTCAAAAAGGAAATTCCGGATTCCGAAACAAACTTGGAACTTTACAAAAATACGGTCCAGGGGTTCGCGATTCAAAACATCGAGCTTTTTCGAATTCGCCAAGCCTTTGAAAATGCGTTCGATTATCTCGAGGAAAGAGAATCGATTTTGTACGCGCTTCCGAGAGGACGTCCCCTTAAGCCGGGTGTAGGCTTCGTTTCTTCCACGTTCGGAGGCAGGGTCGATCCCTTCGGTCTCGTAGTATTGGGAGAACATCATTCGGGCGTGGACTTCGCCTCCGCGGAAGGAACTCCGATTTATGCAACCGCTCCTGGAATCGTGGTCGAATCCGGTCAATCTTCGGGCGGTTTAGGGAAGAATATCCGAATCAATCATCTGAATGGTATTTTCACCGTATATGGTCACTGCTCTCAGATTCTCGTCGAAAAAAATCAGATCGTAAAACGAGGAGATCTGATCGGTCTCGTCGGTTCGACCGGTAAGGCCACGGGACCTCACGTTCACTACGAAGTTCATATAGGGCAAGATCCTCCCCTTGATCCCGCCGAGTTCATCAATATCGAGTAAACGACGACAAGCTCTGCCGACCCGTAGATTATGGGTTGATCCATTACCGCAATCGAGGGTATTGGTTACATTATGATCGATAGAATTCCAGTGCCATTTCTTAAACAATTTCTCAATTGGGACGGGCCTTCCACATTCAGTATCTTAATGATGCTCGGTTTTTTAGCCGCATCGTATCTTCTTCCGAAAGAATTAAAGCGCAGAAACCTCGAACCGGAACATTCCGATTGGCTGCTTCTTTTGGGAATTTTAGGAACCCTGGTAGGAGCGAAGATTTTTTTCGTTTTTGAAATATGGGATCAGATTTTCGTGGAAACTCCTGGTTTTGACGGAAAATATCTTTACCCTCTCACACACTGGTACGGTTTTCCGGGCAGAATGGCGCTCTGGGACAACTTGTTTTCCGGAAGCGGACTCGTATTTTACGGGGGATTTTTATTTGGAATTCTTTTCGTTACGCTTTATATGAAATTCTTCAAACTCGACATTCCTTCCTATCTAGACGCGGCGGTTCCGAGTATGGCAATCGGTTATGCGATCGGAAGATTGGGCTGTTGGGTTTCCGGTGACGGGTGTTACGGATTTGCAACCGAAATGAGAATTCCTCTTTTGGTTTTCGACTATCACGGCGCTCATCCTTCTGGCGTTCCGGTCTGGAATACTCCTCTTATCGAATCGATTGTTTCCTTCGTATTCTTTTTTTACTTTCAATTTTGGGCAAAAGATCAGAACTTCAAAAAATTCTCGATCGGAGCTCAGTATTTGGTACTGCATGGTTTTGCGAGATTGATGGTGGAATTTTTGAGAGTCAACAAAGCGGTATTTCCGTTCATTGATCCTCCAGCAATAGTCAATATTCCAAACCCGGAACAAAATCCCACTTTCTTGAATCAGTACTACTGGCACGGTTTTTCCCAGTCTCAGTGGGTTTCCATTGCGATCATCTTAGTCGGGGCATTTTTTCTAGTTAAATATAAACTCTGGGAAAAAGAAACGGCAACGACATAATCAATAGATAATAAAATTATAAACCTTGAATTATCCGACCACCTTGCCGAAGTTTTCGCAGGGTGGTTTTTTGAATTGCCGTTGCTCGGGAGTGTATATTATTTGAATTCCCAAAAAACAGTTTTTTCAATACAATAACGTGAGTTCGGCATAAGAAATCCATGACTCATTTTTCTGAAAAGAATCGGAATCCGAACTTTGTAAATCTATTCTTAAAATGCGAGAATTACCACAAATCACGATTTTACGAACAATTCTGAAATTATAGGAATTTCTATTTTTAGAAAATTCTTTTTTATTTTCTTACGCCGAACTCACGTTGTTTTATCAAGTCGTTCTACGATCGACAAACGAATTTTTCAGGGTTGTTTCAGGATTCGGATCATAGTATCCGTATCCTGATAGTCCGTATTTTTATACAAAAGATTTTCTTTCGCATCTAAAATCACAAAAAGCGGAAGTCCGATTTTCAACTCTTCGAAACGAGGATCTTTTACATAAGTTTCAAAAATAGGATCCTGATCCTTGATCTTTAAAAGAACGACACCTTGTAAAGCCTCATTCAAAGCGGAATCATTTTGTGTGAGTTCTTCGAACGCATTGCAATTCGTGCACCAATCCGCATAAAAATCGACAAACACTTTTTTCCCCGTGTTTGCGGCCTCCTCATAAGCCTTAGAAGTAGATCGAAACCAGGAAAGATTTCCCTTCGTTTCTATTTCCATCACCGAATTGATTCCTCTTAAGTTCTGTGTGAAAAGAATCACCAAACCAACCGTGGACAAAACCACCCCTCCAAGAAAGAGGGTCTTTTTCATTCTCACGTAACGATTCCATTCTTCCGGAAGAAAGAAGTAAATACAAAGAAGTAGGAATAAAATTCCAAACGCTGACAAAGGGATCGAAGAATCGGAGATTCCCCAACCCAAAAGAGATTTTTGAAAATACGTATAAGAAAAGTATAATACGAAAATTCCTAAGGCCCACTGGATCCAACGCATCCATTTCCCCGACTTAGGAAGACTCAAACCGAAAACTCCGATCATTAAAAACGGAAATCCCAAACCGACTCCGAATAAAAACATCTTAAACGCGGCAAGAAGCACGGAATCAATCGAGATCGCACCGGAACCAGCCGTGATCTGCAAAAGAATCGCGACCACAACCGGACCGACACAGGGAGAGGAAAGAAGTCCGGCGCCCATTCCCAGGAAAAAAGTTCCGCCGCAACCTTGCGCGGTTTTTACCTCCTTGGATTGAAAAAAAGGAAGATGAATCAAATCCAAGGATCCCAAAGCCAATAGAAAAATAAGAATGGAAAGCGCAAGGTTTACGATCGGGTAACGCAAGATTACGTTAAACGCCCCTCCCGAAAAACCAGCGACCAGTCCGAAAGAAGCATAGATTGTGATCAAACCGAGGTAGTAAATCGCAGGATGTAAAATTCTAGGAGAACCTTCCCCCCTAGCCCTTACGATTCCGACCGTGATCGGATACAACGGATATACGCAGGGTAAAAGGCTTGCAAGAATCCCACCTGCAATCAGAAGAAATCCAGAAGTCCAATCAAAGGTCCCGCTGGAAATGCCCTCCGAAACGGACTTTCGAATCCCGGAAAACAAAGAACCGGACGGAGCTTCCGCGGAAAGAGGTAAACCTCCCAAAGTCAGGATGCACAAAATCGCAAAACGAATTAGAAAATTCTTATATTGATAGATTTTCAGTAGCACGAATTAAAAGACCAAAAAATAAAACTTTGTTGCGAGAACTATGCTTCTTCTAAAAAATCAGGGGTCAACCCCGTTTCCGGATAAAATAGCTCTTAAACTCGTAGTTTAGACTCTATGCCGATTTCAAAAAATTATTTTTTTGCCGAGAAGAAAACGAATTCATCCGTTTTCTAAAGGCGAATCGTGCGATTCGACACGATGTAAGAATTCAAAAAATCAGTTCCAAAGCGCCGATTTTTTGAGTCCGAAAGAGAATATCCGATTCTAAATTCCAAAGAAAGCGCCGTATTTTCCGAACATTCCGCTCTCACCTAAATATTAGAATCTGCCGAAAATCACTTTGAATGCGCGTGGAAATCATCAGACCGCTCTACTGCATCCTTTTAGGAATCCTTTTAAACGTGGAGACAACCTGGGTCTCCGCGGAGATCGACCTGGACTATAACTACGAATATGAAAAAAACGGTCCCTATACGAAATTCTCCGATTGGGTGCCCTACAAACTTCACAAATGGGAACCTAAATTTTTAGAAGATTACTACCAACTCTACGGGCTCAAACTTCACTACGGAGAAAACGAACTCAGAAGGAACATTTATTTCCTAAAGATCGGACTAAAGAAACGATTCAGACATCCAAAGAACGCCCTTTGTCCCGTGAAAGACGAGGAAGAATATTATAAATACCGCAATCTTCTTTTTATGCACATCAATCTTCAAATCATGCGCTCGTATATGAGAATCGCGTCCCAATTTGATAAACGACATCTTTACTTCTACAATCTGGATTTCGCGTACGATCTAAATCGTTCCTTCGAGGTCGCAGACGGATTTTATAAGGAAGCGATTCCCTATTGGAAGGAAGCCCAAAGATATGCGGATCGTTCTTCCGAAATCGACTCTGATCTGGATCTGGGAACTCTGGAAACGGAACGTTATGAGATCATTACCGGAAAACTGGATTTCGGAAAGATCATCGAGGATCATCTTTTCCGTTTAGAAAAAAAAAGAAATACGATTCAAGAATACTTGGCAAAACACCCGGACGCGAACAAGCCGCTTCTCGAACAGTAGAAGCTATCTCAAAAATATCTTAGAATGATCGGAATCGGCGTTTTAAGCGAAGATAAAGTATTTTTGAGATAGCTTTTAGTAGTTGTCGGAAGTCCTTACGTTTTAGGGGTCAGATGCCAGAAATCAGTGGATAGTCTGACCTTGCCTAGGAAAGGTTGGCCCATAACCAACCACACAAATACTTGGAACCGAAGATAAATCTGTCGGAATTCCAACAAATCCTCTGTGAAACTTACGCCCAGAGTGACCTAAACACCGACCCATAGGAAGGTGTTTACTGAGTTTAGGAAAGCTCTGCGCTTACGTTCCTTCAACGCGATCCTTAGAGAACGTTGTGCTGAGTTTCCCTGATTTTGGGTGGTGGGGTGATGAGCGACCCGTAGGGAGCCATAACCTTACCCATAAGTAATGGGATTTCAAGATCAATTTGTCGGAATTACGACAAATCCTCTGTGAAATTTAGTTCCCACCCTTATTTTTGGGTGGTGGGGTGATGAGCGACCCGTAGGGAGCAAATCATTGAGCCTGGAGGCGGGAAAACTTGGAAGATTTTTCTCTATCAAAAAATCATACTTCTTGCAAGTAAAAAGTATCATTCTTGTCGGAACACTTGAAAAATATCAGTTTTCGATCCTTATTATCCCAAAAGTCTTCTTAATTTGTGGGGTTGGTTATGCCCCTCCTGCCTAGGCGCAAAAAAAGCCCGAGAAAACTCTCGGGCTTTTCCATTTCTGCAACTGAAACGCGAGCCTCTCGAAAGTCGGCGCACACTTCGACTAACAGGAATACGTAGTAAGAAATTCGAACGGGTGAGGTCTTCCTTCCCAAGGCCAAATTTCGGTTTCAAACTTATACGCTTTGTAAGTCTGAATAAATTCTTCCGTAAACACGTCTCCTTTTTTTAGGAACTCTTTGTCCAAGAGCATGTGTTCCACGGATTCACGAAGTGTGTGAGGCATTTGTTGAATTCCCTTCTCGCGGATTTCATCCAGAGAAAGTTCGAAAAGATCCTCTTCCCGAGGTGGCCCCGGATCGATTTTCTTTTGAACTCCGTCGATACCCGCCATAAGCATCGCCGCAAAAGCAAGATAAGGATTTGCGGAAGAATCAGGAAAACGGAACTCAACTCTTCTCGCTTTGTCTCCGCTTACGAAAGGGATACGGCAGGAAGCGGAACGGTTCTGAGCGGAATACGCTAAGATAGAAGGAGCTTCGAAACCGGGAAGAAGTCTTTTATAAGAATTCGTGGAAGCGTTTGTAAAAGCCGCACAGGCTTTTGCATGAGAAAGAACCCCGCCGATATAGTTCATAGCGGTATCGCTTAAATTTTGGTAACCTTTACCCGCGAAAAGGTTCACACCGTTTTTCCAAATGGACTGGTGACAGTGCATACCGTTACCGTTGTCTCCGTAAAGAGGTTTCGGCATGAAGGTTGCAGTTTTACCGTAGTTATGAGCCACCATCTTAACAACATATTTCAGTTTTTGAACGTTATCCGCCGCTTCGATCAGAGTTCCGAATTTAACACCGATCTCACCTTGACCCTGGGCAACCTCGTGGTGAACCACAAAAGTTTCCATACCGATCTGGTGAAGAGTCTTAACAATCGCGGCTCTCAGATCCACTTGAGAATCCACAGGGGCTACCGGGAAATAACCGCCTTTGGTTCCGGGACGGTGACCTGTGTTTGTGGAACCGGGAAAGTCGGTGTGGGAATTCCAAATCCCTTCCGAAGAATCGATTTCGTAGTATTGAACGTTGATCGCGTCTCTTACTTTGATGTTGTCAAAG
The nucleotide sequence above comes from Leptospira weilii. Encoded proteins:
- a CDS encoding M23 family metallopeptidase, whose translation is MISPAKYHLKLTHFERLQVKILKLKNRLQKFKESGSKKISFLLVPHSHENVIRIELNVFTVWFLGILSGLILVLAFVFLSYLNFFYRPDHDLFQKSDENVSQYLYYDMLLQDAKKEIRGLERKTEQLNLVAWDEVPWKRILTYETIPEFHLKKEIPDSETNLELYKNTVQGFAIQNIELFRIRQAFENAFDYLEERESILYALPRGRPLKPGVGFVSSTFGGRVDPFGLVVLGEHHSGVDFASAEGTPIYATAPGIVVESGQSSGGLGKNIRINHLNGIFTVYGHCSQILVEKNQIVKRGDLIGLVGSTGKATGPHVHYEVHIGQDPPLDPAEFINIE
- a CDS encoding prolipoprotein diacylglyceryl transferase is translated as MIDRIPVPFLKQFLNWDGPSTFSILMMLGFLAASYLLPKELKRRNLEPEHSDWLLLLGILGTLVGAKIFFVFEIWDQIFVETPGFDGKYLYPLTHWYGFPGRMALWDNLFSGSGLVFYGGFLFGILFVTLYMKFFKLDIPSYLDAAVPSMAIGYAIGRLGCWVSGDGCYGFATEMRIPLLVFDYHGAHPSGVPVWNTPLIESIVSFVFFFYFQFWAKDQNFKKFSIGAQYLVLHGFARLMVEFLRVNKAVFPFIDPPAIVNIPNPEQNPTFLNQYYWHGFSQSQWVSIAIILVGAFFLVKYKLWEKETATT
- a CDS encoding protein-disulfide reductase DsbD family protein is translated as MLLKIYQYKNFLIRFAILCILTLGGLPLSAEAPSGSLFSGIRKSVSEGISSGTFDWTSGFLLIAGGILASLLPCVYPLYPITVGIVRARGEGSPRILHPAIYYLGLITIYASFGLVAGFSGGAFNVILRYPIVNLALSILIFLLALGSLDLIHLPFFQSKEVKTAQGCGGTFFLGMGAGLLSSPCVGPVVVAILLQITAGSGAISIDSVLLAAFKMFLFGVGLGFPFLMIGVFGLSLPKSGKWMRWIQWALGIFVLYFSYTYFQKSLLGWGISDSSIPLSAFGILFLLLCIYFFLPEEWNRYVRMKKTLFLGGVVLSTVGLVILFTQNLRGINSVMEIETKGNLSWFRSTSKAYEEAANTGKKVFVDFYADWCTNCNAFEELTQNDSALNEALQGVVLLKIKDQDPIFETYVKDPRFEELKIGLPLFVILDAKENLLYKNTDYQDTDTMIRILKQP
- the glnA gene encoding type I glutamate--ammonia ligase — its product is MSRTPSEVIAYAKANNVLFYDFRFTDIKGAWHHVSYHTIAITEDSFKGLPFDGSSIPAWQPIDRSDMQLIPDTDAIFLDPFTADPTLVVFCDVFDIYKGTLYEKCPRSIAKKALKYLESSGLADTAYFGPENEFFIFDNIKVRDAINVQYYEIDSSEGIWNSHTDFPGSTNTGHRPGTKGGYFPVAPVDSQVDLRAAIVKTLHQIGMETFVVHHEVAQGQGEIGVKFGTLIEAADNVQKLKYVVKMVAHNYGKTATFMPKPLYGDNGNGMHCHQSIWKNGVNLFAGKGYQNLSDTAMNYIGGVLSHAKACAAFTNASTNSYKRLLPGFEAPSILAYSAQNRSASCRIPFVSGDKARRVEFRFPDSSANPYLAFAAMLMAGIDGVQKKIDPGPPREEDLFELSLDEIREKGIQQMPHTLRESVEHMLLDKEFLKKGDVFTEEFIQTYKAYKFETEIWPWEGRPHPFEFLTTYSC